The Candida dubliniensis CD36 chromosome 2, complete sequence genome contains a region encoding:
- a CDS encoding phosphatidylinositol-specific phospholipase c, putative (no apparent orthologue in S. cerevisiae;~role in, and regulated by, filamentation (info from CDB)), whose product MVDYKTWLKDIDNNTKISKLSIPGTHNSAACHTALPSVQCQGASVTEQLEHGVRFLDIRVGKLFVGNDVKDLQVIHGKFPVKIPFPLKLKDTLEEFYKFLAHNSSETVIVSIKQEGSDDWDNSQDEFGKLIWDRYVNPNKDRWYLNTDIPKVGDARGKAILFRRFGVQDEQLKKQFGFSASSWAYNTTNDDRGQFVVQDFCEVNSADDLPKKIDYVKDLAKRAQDYTSNSDDKVFLNFTSASNFFDKQCWPHPIAEAMIKGNIQETFHKGVGIIVLDYAETDNWKLPKALIDTNF is encoded by the coding sequence ATGGTCGACTACAAAACTTGGTTAAAGGATATTGAcaacaataccaaaatCTCGAAATTGTCAATCCCAGGAACTCATAATTCTGCTGCTTGTCATACTGCATTGCCATCTGTTCAATGTCAGGGAGCAAGTGTCACTGAGCAATTGGAGCATGGAGTGAGATTTCTTGACATTAGAGTTGgaaaattgtttgttggTAATGATGTCAAGGACTTACAAGTTATTCATGGCAAATTCCCTGTCAAAATTCCTTTCccattgaaattgaaggaTACATTAGAggaattttataaatttttagCACACAATTCTTCGGAAACGGTAATTGTTTCTATCAAGCAAGAAGGGTCCGATGATTGGGACAATTCTCAAGATGAATTTGGCAAATTGATTTGGGATAGATACGTCAACCCAAATAAGGACAGGTGGTATTTGAACACCGACATTCCAAAAGTTGGTGATGCTAGAGGCAAGGCCATTTTGTTCAGAAGATTTGGTGTTCAAGACGAACAGTTGAAGAAACAGTTTGGGTTCTCTGCCTCGTCTTGGGCTTACAATACCACCAACGATGACCGTGGTCAGTTTGTGGTTCAAGATTTTTGTGAAGTGAACAGTGCTGACGATTTGCCAAAGAAGATCGATTACGTTAAAGATTTGGCCAAGAGAGCACAAGACTATACTTCTAATAGTGATGACAAAGTATTCCTTAATTTTACTTCGGCCTCTAATTTCTTTGACAAACAATGCTGGCCACATCCTATTGCTGAAGCTATGATTAAAGGTAATATCCAAGAAACTTTCCATAAAGGTGTTGGTATCATTGTGTTGGATTATGCCGAAACTGACAACTGGAAGTTGCCTAAAGCTTTAATTGATACTAATTTCtag
- a CDS encoding mitochondrial distribution and morphology protein 33, putative (Similar to S. cerevisiae SHE9;~2 probable transmembrane helices predicted by TMHMM2.0 at aa 421-443 and 533-555), with protein MPIITNFKSEPPSGAIGPLLVRKKKCVKNLSVALCKKKKKKRNQYQHKLFAPYLRPPTDTTTTGTCFMLSTCLIRNCVLIRPRLFVICLKAIRCQSKKSDFPDFTKINDPKLREIIEGSNFGTEAILKKQREDQDKKKKMEQEKKRLEQEREVERRREEKRAKEEAESNKTDNNNEANHNNDDKLATVNAKLESDFSKTESGKLRGENTGTRETVVETEEEELKLKAENKIIATSKDSVEESDIPNLAKEINETIQKEIAGLPSQKAKNQSKLAKNLTKYLDSAHDTILTATRALNDVTGYSAIEKLKKSIETQEVDLKKAKETVKQCKIAYGEAIQRRSQSQREVNELLTRKHNWSSNDLERFTELYRNDHENEIHEQEAERKLDEAESKVDGVQLKLTQSILTRYHEEQIWSDKIRRSSTWGTWVLMGLNVILFVVATFIVEPWKRNKLVFAFEDKVKQVLVGISQENEQILDPIIDKLEPTDGQVPIKSSSFDFKFVANSWHGLKAALVRNYEALMSSEITNLEFDKFEFELFTMTVAIVAFSMGSLIVSIFK; from the coding sequence ATGCCTATTATTACAAATTTTAAGTCCGAGCCGCCGAGTGGTGCTATCGGTCCCTTATTGgtgagaaaaaaaaaatgcgTAAAGAATCTATCTGTCGCAttatgcaaaaaaaaaaaaaaaaagaggaatcaatatcaacacAAATTATTTGCCCCATATTTGCGGCCTCCAACAGATACGACAACCACAGGTACTTGTTTTATGCTTTCGACTTGTCTAATAAGGAATTGTGTCTTAATAAGACCACGATTGTTTGTAATTTGCTTAAAGGCCATCCGATGTCAATCCAAAAAGCTGGATTTCCCTGATTTTACCAAGATTAATGATCCTAAATTAAGAGAAATCATCGAAGGATCCAATTTTGGAACCGAAgcaatattgaaaaagcaACGTGAAGACCAggacaagaagaagaaaatggaacaagaaaaaaagagattGGAGCAAGAACGTGAAGTAGAAAGAAGGCGTGAAGAAAAACGTgcaaaagaagaagcagAAAGTAACAAGACTGACAATAATAACGAAGCAAATCACAACAATGATGATAAGCTTGCCACAGTCAATGCAAAATTAGAATCTGATTTCTCGAAGACTGAGTCCGGTAAACTTCGAGGAGAAAATACTGGTACACGTGAGACTGTTGTGGAAACTGAGGAAGAggaattaaaattgaaggCGGAAAACAAGATTATTGCGACCAGCAAAGACTCTGTTGAAGAAAGTGATATTCCCAATTTGGCAAAGGAGATCAATGAAACAatccaaaaagaaatagcTGGGTTACCTTCTCAAAAAGCTAAAAACCAAAGCAAGTTGGCCAAGAACCTAACGAAATATTTAGACTCTGCGCATGATACAATTTTAACTGCTACAAGGGCATTGAATGATGTTACCGGGTATTCAgctattgaaaaattgaaaaaatctatAGAGACTCAAGAagttgatttgaaaaaagcaaaagaGACGGTTAAACAATGTAAAATTGCATATGGTGAAGCCATCCAACGAAGATCACAATCACAAAGGGAAGTCAATGAGTTATTGACCAGGAAACACAATTGGTCACTGAACGATTTGGAGAGATTCACCGAATTGTACAGAAATGACCATGAAAACGAAATACATGAACAAGAAGCAGAGAGAAAATTGGACGAAGCAGAAAGTAAGGTCGATGGGGTGCAATTGAAGTTAACACAACTGATTCTTACAAGATACCACGAAGAACAAATTTGGTCTGACAAAATCAGGAGATCCTCTACATGGGGAACTTGGGTTTTGATGGGTCTAAATGtgattctttttgttgttgccaCGTTCATTGTCGAACCatggaaaagaaacaagtTGGTTTTTGCATTTGAAGATAAAGTGAAACAAGTGTTGGTGGGTATTTCACAAGAGAACGAGCAGATTTTAGATCCAATTATTGACAAACTTGAGCCTACAGATGGACAAGTTCCcatcaaatcatcatcatttgaCTTTAAGTTTGTCGCCAATTCTTGGCATGGTTTAAAAGCTGCTCTTGTGCGGAATTATGAAGCATTAATGTCGTCTGAAATAACGAATTTGGAGTTTGATAAATTCGAATTTGAGTTGTTTACAATGACGGTAGCGATAGTGGCATTTAGCATGGGAAGTCTAATTGTCTCcatatttaaataa
- a CDS encoding 26s protease regulatory subunit 6b homolog, putative (Similar to S. cerevisiae RPT3) — translation MEDPVSLDNVNSVLSKLNNVSATNTNETDVYLKLKKLEKELDLLLLQEEYIKDEQRHLKRELVRAQEEVKRIKSVPLVIGQFLEPIDENTGIVSSTTGSNYVVRILSTLDRELLKASSSVALHRHSNALVDILPPEADSSISIVGEDQKPDVTYADVGGLDMQKQEIKEAVELPLTQGDLYSQIGIDPPRGVLLYGPPGTGKTMLVKAVANSTTASFIRINGSEFVQKYLGEGPRMVRDVFRLARENSPAIIFIDEIDAIATKRFDAQTGADREVQRILLELLNQMDGFDQTSTVKVIMATNRADTLDPALLRPGRLDRKIEFPSLKDRRERRLIFSTIASKMSLAPEADLDSLIIRNDPLSGAVIAAIMQEAGLRAVRKNRYMILQSDLEEAYTSQVKTGTEHDKFDFYK, via the coding sequence ATGGAAGACCCAGTTCTGTTAGACAACGTAAACAGCGTgttatcaaaattgaataatgtCTCAGCTACAAACACCAATGAAACTGACGTATATcttaaattgaaaaaattggagaaggaattagatttattattactacaAGAGGAGTATATTAAAGATGAGCAACGTCATTTAAAGCGTGAATTGGTGAGGGCACAAGAAGAGGTTAAAAGAATAAAGTCAGTGCCATTAGTCATTGGACAGTTTTTGGAACCAATAGATGAAAACACCGGTATAGTTTCGTCAACCACTGGTTCAAACTATGTGGTTAGGATTTTATCTACATTGGATCGTGAGTTGTTAAAGGCATCCTCTTCGGTTGCTTTACATCGTCACTCCAATGCATTGGTTGATATATTGCCACCAGAAGCAGACTCTTCTATATCAATTGTTGGAGAAGATCAGAAGCCAGATGTCACTTATGCCGACGTTGGTGGCCTAGATATGCAAAAGCAAGAAATCAAGGAAGCTGTTGAGTTGCCATTAACTCAAGGTGATTTGTATTCACAAATTGGTATTGATCCACCTAGAGGGGTATTGTTGTATGGTCCACCAGGTACCGGGAAAACCATGTTAGTCAAAGCAGTGGCAAATTCAACTACGGCTTCTTTTATTAGAATCAATGGATCAGAGTTTGTACAAAAGTACTTAGGGGAAGGTCCAAGAATGGTGAGAGATGTTTTCAGATTGGCTAGAGAGAATTCGCCAgcaattatttttattgatgaGATTGATGCTATTGCTACCAAGAGATTTGATGCTCAAACCGGTGCTGATCGTGAAGTTCAAAGAATTTTGTTGGAgttattgaatcaaatggATGGGTTTGATCAGACATCTACTGTCAAAGTTATAATGGCCACCAACAGAGCAGATACTTTAGATCCAGCATTGTTGAGACCAGGTAGATTAGATAGAAAGATTGAGTTTCCTTCATTGAAAGATagaagagaaagaagattgattttttcGACAATTGCATCGAAAATGTCATTAGCACCTGAAGCTGATTTGGACTCTTTAATCATCAGAAATGATCCATTGTCTGGTGCGGTTATTGCTGCAATCATGCAAGAAGCCGGGTTGAGAGCTGTGAGAAAAAACAGATATATGATTTTGCAAAGTGATTTAGAGGAAGCTTATACTTCACAAGTAAAGACAGGGACAGAGcatgataaatttgatttctatAAGTAA
- the CaSMP3 gene encoding gpi mannosyltransferase, putative (7 probable transmembrane helices predicted by TMHMM2.0 at aa 13-30, 72-94, 101-123, 143-165, 188-210, 225-244 and 364-386) codes for MCLRSSSVMIKINFNWRTFYLLTIVFRFVFTLSDSYIHPDEHFQSLEVLTNHILNYSTNIPWEFRDDPARSLAPLYFIYGPLLYLIKIFKLNLTPLQIWYIARLQISILSWIITDFCLYWMPPSKPERIKAIFFTSTSYITLVYQNHLFSNSIETVLLLVTILLIDDLRYIQESKDKDVQDLNKDKSLFYIGMLISIGVFNRITFPAFLIFPGWFVIKYVLKHYVSGLYLIMGVSSTTALLILVDTILFGNIDKISTEPFNTSNYIIAPLNNLLYNTKYENLAQHGIHPYYTHVLINLPQLLGPGLIFFVSKSYAKTTPFLTVISGLLFLSVIPHQELRFLIPLLPLACCCFDFTLKWVQPWMLYTWYIFNIFMCLLIGKLHQGGVVPVLDHIKSEASVQVWWRTYTPPSWILGSNSTETIRLGEKLDDNKFVNIIDCMGADSKEVEQVLQTISTDKPVYLITPVASFKHFNELRFSPVWNYTFHLDLDHLDLGNIQPGLGVYQLL; via the coding sequence ATGTGTCTAAGATCATCCTCAGTTATGatcaaaatcaactttAACTGGAGGACATTTTACCTCCTTACAATCGTATTTCGTTTTGTATTTACGCTATCAGACTCGTACATTCATCCTGATGAACATTTCCAGAGTTTAGAGGTGCTTACCAACCATATCTTGAACTACTCCACCAACATTCCTTGGGAGTTTCGAGATGATCCAGCAAGAAGTTTAGCTCCATTGTACTTTATTTATGGGCCCTTGCTTTATCtcatcaaaattttcaagTTGAATTTGACTCCGTTACAAATATGGTATATTGCACGATTACAAATAAGTATACTAAGTTGGATTATCACCGATTTCTGTTTGTATTGGATGCCACCCTCGAAACCCGAACGTATCAAAGCGATTTTCTTCACTCTGACTTCGTATATCACATTGGTATATCAAAAccatttattttcaaatagtATTGAAACAGTATTGTTGTTAGTTACAATTTTActaattgatgatttgcGATATATCCAAGAAtcaaaagataaagatgtacaagatttaaacaaagacaaaagtttattttatatCGGGATGTTGATTTCCATTGGTGTTTTTAATAGAATTACTTTCCCAgcttttttgatttttccTGGTTGGTTCGTAATAAAGTACGTGCTCAAGCATTATGTCAGTGGATTATACTTAATAATGGGGGTTTCTTCAACTACCGCGTTGCTAATATTAGTTGATACAATATTATTTGGAAATATAGACAAAATATCAACGGAACCGTTCAATACTTCCAATTACATTATTGCGCCtttgaacaatttattatacaACACAAAGTATGAGAACTTGGCCCAGCATGGAATTCACCCATACTACACACATgtattgatcaatttgcCTCAGCTTCTTGGACCAGggttaattttttttgtttccaaGTCGTATGCCAAAACTACACCATTTTTAACAGTTATTAGTGGattattgtttctttcAGTGATTCCACACCAGGAATTAAGGTTTTTGATTCCACTTTTGCCCCTCGCATGTTGctgttttgattttactTTGAAATGGGTACAGCCTTGGATGTTATACACGTGGTATATTTTTAACATTTTCATGTGTTTATTAATAGGGAAATTACACCAAGGTGGCGTTGTACCAGTATTGGACCATATAAAGCTGGAAGCATCAGTACAAGTATGGTGGAGAACTTATACACCACCTAGTTGGATTTTGGGCAGCAATTCAACTGAAACTATACGTCTTGGCGAAAAATtggatgataataaatttgttaatattattgattgcATGGGCGCTGACAGTAAAGAGGTTGAGCAAGTCCTTCAAACAATCTCAACAGATAAACCAGTATATTTAATTACCCCAGTTGCCTCTTTCAAACACTTTAACGAATTACGCTTTAGCCCAGTTTGGAACTACACTTTTCATTTGGATTTAGACCATTTAGACCTTGGAAATATCCAACCTGGATTAGGTGtgtatcaattattatag
- a CDS encoding isocitrate dehydrogenase [nad] subunit 2, mitochondrial precursor, putative (Similar to S. cerevisiae IDH2) → MFRQVTKSAPVIRASQRLFARSYIAGQFTGTKGSDGKYTVTLIEGDGIGPEISQAVKDIYAAADVPIHWEPVDVTPLLIDGKTTLPQPAVDSVNKNLVALKGPLATPVGKGHTSMNLTLRRTFNLFANVRPCKSIVGYDTPYENVDTVLIRENTEGEYSGIEHTIVPGVVQSIKLITKPASEKVIRYAFEYAKSINKPHVLVVHKASIMKLSDGLFVNTAKEVAQEYPDVSLDFELLDNTSLRLTADPSQYKNVVMVMPNLYGDIMSDLSSGLIGGLGLTPSGNMGNKVSIFEAVHGSAPDIAGKGLANPTALLLSSCMMLRHMSLNADADKIENAVLKTIASGPENRTGDLKGTATTKRFTEEVIKNL, encoded by the coding sequence ATGTTCAGACAAGTGACAAAATCAGCTCCAGTTATCAGAGCCTCTCAAAGACTTTTTGCTAGATCCTACATTGCCGGTCAATTCACCGGCACCAAGGGATCAGACGGTAAATATACTGTTACTTTGATTGAAGGTGACGGTATTGGGCCAGAAATTTCCCAAGCCGTTAAGGACATTTATGCTGCCGCTGATGTGCCAATTCACTGGGAACCAGTCGATGTCACTCCATTGTTGATTGACGGTAAGACTACCTTGCCACAACCAGCCGTTGACTCTGTCAATAAGAACTTGGTTGCCTTGAAAGGTCCATTAGCCACCCCAGTCGGTAAGGGTCACACTTCCATGAACTTGACTTTGAGAAGAACCTTCAACTTGTTTGCCAATGTCCGTCCATGTAAGTCCATTGTTGGTTATGACACTCCTTACGAAAATGTTGATACAGTTTTGATTAGAGAAAACACTGAAGGGGAATACTCGGGTATTGAACATACTATTGTTCCGGGTGTTGTCCAATCCATTAAATTGATCACCAAGCCAGCTTCTGAAAAGGTCATTAGATACGCTTTTGAGTACGCTAAGTCTATCAACAAACCACATGTTCTTGTTGTCCATAAAGCTTCCATTATGAAATTGTCCGATGGTTTGTTTGTCAACACTGCTAAAGAAGTTGCCCAAGAATACCCAGATGTCTCTTTGGACTTTGAATTGTTGGACAACACCTCCTTAAGATTAACTGCTGACCCATCTCAATACAAGAACGTTGTCATGGTTATGCCAAACTTGTACGGTGATATCATGTCCGATTTATCATCCGGTTTGATTGGTGGTTTGGGTTTGACTCCATCCGGTAACATGGGTAACAAGGTTTCTATTTTCGAAGCTGTCCATGGTTCTGCTCCAGATATTGCCGGTAAAGGCTTAGCTAACCCCACTGCCTTGTTATTGTCATCCTGTATGATGTTGAGACACATGTCTTTGAACGCCGATGCtgacaaaattgaaaatgctGTGTTGAAGACTATTGCTTCCGGTCCAGAAAATAGAACTGGTGACTTGAAAGGTACTGCTACCACCAAACGTTTCACTGAAGAAGTCATTAAGAACTTATAA
- a CDS encoding 5'-phosphoribosylglycinamide transformylase, putative (Similar to S. cerevisiae ADE8) — translation MTLNITVLISGSGTNLQALIDAQKGNQLNGQITQVISSSETAYGLKRAEQASIPTKTHILKNYYKGTTKDQTEVRKQRREQFNVELANLLINGQIEGSDASYTKPDLIVCAGWMLILSPSVLQPLEKAGITIINLHPALPGAFDGTHAIDRCWKAGQDGQITKGGVMIHRVIAEVDRGTPILVKELDLIKGESLEEYEDRVHKVEHVAIVEGTNIILDELSK, via the coding sequence ATGACTTTGAACATAACAGTTTTAATATCAGGATCTGGTACAAACTTGCAGGCACTTATAGATGCCCAGAAAGGCAACCAATTGAATGGTCAAATTACTCAAGTCATATCATCATCTGAAACAGCATACGGATTGAAAAGAGCTGAGCAAGCATCGATACCTACAAAGACAcatatattgaaaaactATTACAAGGGAACTACTAAAGATCAAACCGAAGTGCGTAAGCAGCGCAGAGAACAGTTTAACGTGGAATTGGCAAATTTGCTCATCAATGGTCAAATCGAAGGTTCAGATGCCCTGTACACAAAGCCagatttgattgtttgtGCTGGATGGATGTTGATTTTATCACCAAGTGTTTTACAGCCTTTGGAGAAGGCAGGAATcaccattattaatttacaTCCTGCGTTACCTGGTGCATTTGATGGTACTCATGCCATTGATCGTTGCTGGAAAGCTGGTCAAGACGGACAAATTACAAAAGGTGGAGTTATGATTCACAGAGTCATTGCTGAAGTGGATAGAGGTACTCCTATTTTGGTCAAGGAacttgatttgattaaagGGGAATCTTTAGAAGAATATGAAGACAGAGTGCATAAAGTGGAACATGTCGCCATAGTTGAAGGGACCAACATTATTCTCGATGAATTAAGCAAGTAA
- a CDS encoding elongation factor 2, putative (Similar to S. cerevisiae EFT2) codes for MDKVTNVRNMSVIAHVDHGKSTLSDSLVQKAGIISAAKAGDARFMDTRKDEQERGITIKSTAISLYASMSDEDVKDIKQKTDGNSFLVNLIDSPGHVDFSSEVTAALRVTDGALVVVDTVEGVCVQTETVLRQALGERIKPVVVINKVDRALLELQTTKEDLYQTFARTVESVNVIISTYCDPVLGDVQVYPQKGTVAFASGLHGWAFTVRQFANKYSKKFGVDKEKMMERLWGDSYFNPKTKKWTNKDKDADGKPLERAFNMFILDPIFRLFAAIMNFKKDEIPVLLEKLEIQLKGDEKDLEGKALLKVVMRKFLPAADALLEMIVLHLPSPVTAQAYRAETLYEGPSDDPFCTAIRNCDPNADLMLYVSKMVPTSDKGRFYAFGRVFAGTVKSGQKVRIQGPNYQVGKKEDLFLKSIQRTVLMMGRSVEQIDDCPAGNIIGLVGIDQFLLKSGTITTNEAAHNMKVMKFSVSPVVQVAVEVKNANDLPKLVEGLKRLSKSDPCVLTYMSESGEHIVAGTGELHLEICLQDLENDHAGVPLRISPPVVSYRETVEGESSMVALSKSPNKHNRIYVKAQPIDEEVSLDIENGVINPRDDFKARARILADKHGWDVVDARKIWCFGPDGNGPNLVVDQTKAVQYLNEIKDSVVAAFQWATKEGPIFGENCRSVRVNILDVTLHADAIHRGGGQIIPTMRRVTYASMLLAEPAIQEPIFLVEIQCPENAIGGIYSVLNKKRGQVVSEEQRPGTPLFTVKAYLPVNESFGFTGELRQATGGQAFPQLIFDHWQVMSGDVTDENSKPGAIVKEKRIRAGLKPEVPEYTEYYDKL; via the coding sequence ATGGACAAGGTCACCAATGTCCGTAACATGTCTGTCATTGCCCACGTCGATCACGGTAAATCTACTTTATCTGATTCTTTGGTTCAAAAAGCTGGTATTATTTCCGCTGCCAAAGCTGGTGATGCCAGATTTATGGATACCAGAAAAgatgaacaagaaagaGGTATTACTATTAAATCTACTGCTATTTCTTTGTATGCTTCCATGTCTGACGAGGATGTCAAAGACATCAAACAAAAGACCGATGGTAACTCCTTTTTGGTTAACTTGATTGATTCCCCCGGTCACGTTGATTTCTCCTCTGAAGTTACTGCTGCTTTGAGAGTCACTGATGGTGCTTTGGTTGTCGTTGATACCGTTGAAGGTGTCTGTGTCCAAACTGAAACCGTTTTGAGACAAGCTTTGGGTGAAAGAATTAAAccagttgttgttattaacAAAGTCGACAGAGCTTTATTGGAATTGCAAACCACCAAAGAAGATTTGTACCAAACTTTTGCCAGAACTGTTGAATCCGTTAACGTTATTATCTCCACTTACTGTGACCCAGTTTTAGGTGATGTTCAAGTCTACCCACAAAAAGGAACAGTAGCTTTTGCCTCAGGTTTACACGGTTGGGCTTTCACTGTTAGACAATTTGCCAACAAGTATTCCAAAAAATTCGGTGTTGACAAAGAAAAGATGATGGAAAGATTGTGGGGTGATTCTTACTTCAACCCAAAGACCAAGAAATGGACCAACAAAGACAAAGACGCTGATGGTAAACCATTGGAAAGAGCTTTCAACATGTTCATTTTGGACCCAATTTTCAGATTGTTTGCTGCCATCATGAACTTCaaaaaagatgaaattCCAGTTTTGttagaaaaattggaaatccAATTGAAAGGTGACGAAAAAGATTTGGAAGGTAAAGCTTTGTTGAAGGTTGTCATGAGAAAATTCTTGCCAGCTGCTGATGCCTTATTGGAAATGATTGTCTTGCACTTGCCATCTCCAGTTACTGCTCAAGCTTACAGAGCCGAAACTTTGTACGAAGGTCCATCTGATGATCCATTCTGTACTGCTATCAGAAACTGTGACCCTAACGCTGACTTGATGTTGTACGTCTCCAAGATGGTTCCTACATCCGATAAAGGTAGATTCTACGCTTTTGGTAGAGTTTTCGCTGGTACCGTTAAATCTGGTCAAAAAGTTAGAATCCAAGGTCCAAACTACCAAGTTGGTAAGAAAGAAGACTTGTTCTTGAAATCTATCCAAAGAACTGTGTTGATGATGGGTAGATCTgttgaacaaattgatgACTGTCCAGCTGGTAACATTATTGGTTTAGTTGGTATTgatcaattcttgttgaaATCTGGTACCATTACTACCAATGAAGCTGCTCACAACATGAAGGTTATGAAATTCTCTGTCTCCCCAGTTGTGCAAGTTGCCGTTGAAGTGAAGAACGCTAACGATTTACCAAAATTAGTCGAAGGTTTAAAGAGATTGTCCAAATCCGATCCATGTGTTTTGACTTACATGTCCGAATCTGGTGAACATATTGTTGCTGGTACCGGTGAATTGCACTTGGAAATTTGTTTACAAGATTTAGAAAACGATCATGCTGGTGTTCCATTGAGAATCTCCCCACCAGTTGTTTCTTACAGAGAAACTGTTGAAGGTGAATCCTCCATGGTTGCCTTGTCCAAATCACCAAACAAGCATAACAGAATTTATGTTAAAGCTCAaccaattgatgaagaagtttCTTTggatattgaaaatggtgTTATCAACCCAAGAGATGATTTCAAAGCCAGAGCTAGAATTTTGGCTGACAAACACGGTTGGGATGTCGTTGATGCCAGAAAGATTTGGTGTTTCGGTCCAGATGGTAACGGTCCTAACTTGGTTGTTGATCAAACCAAGGCTGTTCAATACTTGAACGAAATTAAAGATTCCGTTGTTGCTGCTTTCCAATGGGCTACCAAAGAAGGTCCAATCTTCGGTGAAAACTGTAGATCCGTCAGAGTTAACATTTTGGATGTTACTTTGCATGCTGATGCTATCCACAGAGGTGGTGGTCAAATCATCCCAACCATGAGAAGAGTTACTTACGCTTCTATGTTGTTGGCTGAACCAGCCATTCAAGAACCAATTTTCTTGGTTGAAATTCAATGTCCAGAAAACGCTATTGGTGGTATTTACTCAGTCTTGAACAAGAAGAGAGGTCAAGTTGTCTCTGAAGAACAAAGACCAGGTACTCCATTGTTCACTGTTAAAGCTTACTTGCCAGTTAACGAATCTTTCGGTTTCACTGGTGAATTGAGACAAGCTACTGGTGGTCAAGCTTTCCCACAATTGATTTTCGACCATTGGCAAGTCATGTCCGGTGACGTTACCGATGAAAACAGTAAACCTGGTGCTATTGTCAAGGAAAAGAGAATTAGAGCCGGTTTGAAACCAGAAGTTCCAGAATACACTGAATATTACGATAAATTGTAA